A window of the Lactuca sativa cultivar Salinas chromosome 5, Lsat_Salinas_v11, whole genome shotgun sequence genome harbors these coding sequences:
- the LOC111896898 gene encoding uncharacterized protein C24B11.05 translates to MERVGPSTTVKYECLLFDMDDTLYPMSLGLNSACRKNIEEFMLTHLNIDECEVPTMCLDLYREHGTTMAGLKALGYKFDDDEFHALVHGTLPYHTLKPDLVLRNILLSMPQRKIIFTNADKAHAAQVLSRMCLEDCFEGVICFETLNNNPVEEPQSMKCSINETDDINKLSSATRIICKPALESFQAAAIIANIDPNKTIFFDDSIRNIATGKAAGFHTVIVGRSSLVPGADHALRSIHNMREALPELWECEGEEYTEQMMIHSTAVETVVKA, encoded by the exons ATGGAAAGAGTTGGACCATCCACAACAGTCAAGTACGAGTGTTTGCTTTTTG ATATGGATGATACACTATACCCCATGAGCTTAGGTCTTAATTCTGCTTGTCGCAAGAACATTGAAG AATTCATGTTGACACACTTGAACATAGATGAATGTGAAGTCCCCACTATGTGCTTAGACTTGTATAGAGAACACGGGACAACCATGGCTGGTCTCAAG GCTCTTGGTTACAAGTTTGATGATGATGAATTTCATGCATTAGTTCATGGAACCTTACCTTATCACACTCTTAAACCCGATCTGGTGCTAAGGAACATTTTGCTATCGATGCCACAACGAAAAATT ATTTTCACAAATGCGGACAAAGCGCATGCAGCTCAAGTCCTGAGTAGAATGTGCTTAGAAGATTGCTTTGAAGGAGTCATATGCTTTGAAACGCTTAATAATAATCCAGTAGAAGAACCACAATCAATGAAATGTAGCATTAATGAAACTGACGACATTAATAAGCTCAGCTCTGCAACTCGAATCATATGCAAACCAGCTCTTGAATCATTCCAAGCCGCTGCTATCATTGCCAATATCGACCCTAACAAAACC ATTTTCTTTGATGATAGTATCCGGAACATTGCCACTGGAAAGGCCGCTGGATTTCATACTGTCATC GTGGGAAGGTCAAGTCTTGTGCCAGGTGCAGATCATGCCTTACGAAGCATCCACAATATGAGAGAAGCATTGCCTGAATTATGGGAGTGTGAAGGAGAAGAATATACAGAACAAATGATGATACATTCTACTGCTGTGGAAACCGTTGTCAAAGCTTAG
- the LOC111896895 gene encoding uncharacterized protein LOC111896895: MLYLVRENLFIGNINAAAEVLLNGSEGITHILSVLSSASISFFSEWKSSFSVPTKEIRTVYMGDSDSNENSEGDVSDKTALSSKKILYVLENAGKDLNLVRMAVPLRDMESENLLDSLEVCLDFIDESRKKGSVLVHCFAGVSRSAAIITAYLMRTERLSLEDALESLRQSNESVCPNDGFLEQLSMFEDMGFKVDHSTTIYKRFHLKVLGDSYNRGEKIDTTKFAADPGLSKKEVTIGTGTPSQKEVIPIPIPTPTPASAFRCKKCRRVVALEENVVSHVPGEGESSFEWHRRRSDNYFNKYDELECTSIFVEPLRWMKTVEEGALEGKLWCSHCEGRLGYFNWSGIQCSCGSWITPAFQLHRSRVDISTL, translated from the exons ATGTTGTACTTGGTGCGTGAGAACCTCTTTATCGGCAACATCAATGCAGCTGCAGAAGTACTTTTGAATGGCAGTGAAGGAATCACCCATATCTTATCAGTTCTGAGCTCGGCTTCTATCAGCTTTTTCTCAGAATGGAAATCGAGTTTCTCAGTTCCTACCAAAGAGATTCGCACTGTGTACATGGGGGATTCAGATTCAAATGAAAATTCCGAGGGTGATGTATCAGATAAAACCGCATTATCCTCCAAGAAGATTCTTTATGTACTCGAGAATGCAGGAAAGGATTTGAATCTGGTGAGGATGGCTGTGCCATTGAGAGACATGGAGAGCGAGAATTTGCTTGATTCTTTAGAAGTTTGTTTGGATTTCATTGATGAAAGTAGGAAAAAGGGTTCAGTTTTAGTTCATTGCTTTGCAGGTGTATCCAGAAG TGCGGCCATCATCACAGCATACCTGATGAGAACTGAAAGACTTTCTCTAGAAG ATGCACTTGAATCATTACGCCAAAGCAATGAATCTGTTTGCCCTAATGATGGATTTTTAGAACag TTGAGCATGTTTGAAGATATGGGTTTCAAGGTTGACCATTCAACCACTATATATAAACGCTTCCATTTGAAGGTTTTAG GCGACTCATACAACCGAGGAGAGAAAATCGACACCACAAAGTTTGCTGCTGACCCTGGCTTGTCCAAGAAAGAAGTCACTATCGGGACCGGAACGCCATCACAGAAAGAAGTgattccgattccgattccgACTCCGACTCCGGCGTCTGCATTCCGGTGTAAAAAATGTAGGAGAGTTGTTGCATTGGAGGAGAATGTTGTGAGTCATGTTCCAGGGGAAGGGGAGAGTTCTTTTGAGTGGCATAGAAGGAGAAGTGATAACTATTTTAACAAATATGATGAGCTTGAATGCACCTCCATTTTTGTTGAGCCTCTTCGTTGGATGAAAACAG TGGAAGAAGGTGCATTGGAAGGAAAGCTGTGGTGTAGCCACTGTGAAGGGCGGTTGGGTTACTTTAATTGGTCAGGAATTCAGTGTAGCTGCGGGAGCTGGATCACTCCAGCCTTTCAGCTCCATAGAAGCCGAGTTGATATCAGCactctttaa